The following is a genomic window from Halarcobacter mediterraneus.
ATAATTCTATTTCTAAAGCTACAGGACAGTGATCACTTCCTAAAACTTCTCCCATAATATAGGCGTTTGTAATATTATCTTTTAAGTCTTCACTTACATAGAAATAATCAATTCTCCAGCCAACGTTATTTGCTCTGGCATTTGCTCTATAACTCCACCAGCTGTATGAATCTTTGATATCCCCATTTACATGTCTAAAAGTATCAACATATCCATGAGCTAGAAACTTATCAATCCATTCTCGCTCCATAGGTAAGAATCCAGAAGTCTTTTCATTTGCTTTTGGTCTTGCTAGGTCAATTTCTGTGTGAGCTGTATTTACATCTCCACATACGATTATAGATTTTCCTTCTTTTTTTAGATTTTCACAATGTTCTAAAAATCTATCATAAAACTCCATTTTATAAACAAGTCTTTCTTCTTTTGATTGTCCATTGGGGAAATAAACATTAAAGTATGCAATCTCTTTGTCTCCTAGTTTAAAGTGAGCTTCGTTTATTCTTCCTTCATCAAGTATATCAACTGTAGGGCAGTTACAAGTGAAGTGTGGCTCTAAATCAGTAAAAAGTGCAACACCACTTCTACCTTTTATTGCAGAACTTGATACATGAAGATTTTTATAGTTTTTATCAAAAATAGTTTCTGGGATTTGCTCTGCTTGTGCTTTTGTTTCTTGTAATCCTAGAATATCAATATTTGTTTCATCTACCCATTTTAAAGCTTCTTTTTTATCAACAGCTCTAATTCCATTTACATTCCATGAGATAAATTTGTAATTTTGTTTTGCCATTTAGTTCCTTTTTTCTTTCTTTTCTTCTATTTTTAAGTCTTTAATTTCTTTTATATCTTTTGGTTCTTTTATAGATAACTCTTTTAGAGATTTTAGTTCTTGCTTTTGATTCATAAAAGAACCAGAACTAAGACTATCTTTTTTCCCTCCATGCATATCAATCTTACCTTTTTCATTATAAGTATTATTTGCAAATATTGTATTTATTAATAATAAAATTAAGATACTAGCTTTCAACTTTTTTCCTTTTTAAATTATGATACATTCCATATATAGTAATTGCTATCCAAAAAACTTCAATAACAAAAGAACCTAAGTTGAAATGTACAAATAGTGAAATCAAAAGTAATATTGCACCAAATAAGTTTAAAACTTGATAAGGTAAAGAGTGTATAGTATATTTATTAGTTTGGAGTAAAAAATATGCTATTACTACAAAAAGCATACCTGCAAAGCCTATAAATTGATAAATGTCCATTTCCAATTTTGTGTTACCTCGTTAATTAATTTAAGTATTTGTGTGGTATTTTACTCAAAAATAATTATAAAGATATTAGATGTCACAAGAAATTTTATTAGGAATTATTACTTTTTTTACTTCAACAATTGCTGGAATTGTTGGTCTTGGTGGAGGAATGATTTTAATTGCTGTTCTTCCTTCTTTTTTACCTGTTAATGCTTTAGTTCCAGTTCATGGACTTACTCAATTAAGTAGTAATTTAAGTCGTGCAATATTTGGATATAAAGATGTAAAAGTAGAAGTAATACCTAAGTTTTTCATTGGTTCATTACTTGGTGTATCTTTTTTTGCTGGTATATTATATTTTATTTCATTGACTTATGTTCCTCTTTTTATTGGTTTTTATATTTTACTTTCACTTTGGAGTCAAAAGTTTAATAATAAAATCAAAAAATTTGAAAGCTATTATTTAATAGGTTTTGTACAAAGTGGTTTCTCTATTGTTGTTGGTGCTACAGGACCTATTGCAACTACACTTTTAGTCAAAGATTATAATGACAAACATACAGTTGTAGCAACAGCTGCTGCTTTGATGAGTATCACCCATTTACTTAAAGTTTTTGCTTTTATGATTTTTGGTTTTATATTTTTTGATTATATTGGTATTTTAGTGGCTATGATTATTGGAGCAGTTGCTGGAAGTTATGCTGGAACAAAATTAAGAGATAAAATTGATGGTAAAAAATTTATCTTGGCTTTAAAAATTATTTTATCTCTTATGGCTATTAAACTAATAGTCTCAATGTTTGTTTAAAGGGGAATAGAAGATGTTAAAAGGAATTATTACATTACTGTTTTTTCAGTTTATAGGTGAATGTATTGCTAAACTTTTTGATTTATTAGTACCTGGTCCAGTTATTGGTATGGTTTTATTACTTGTTTTTTTAATCATTAGAAAGTCAAGTTTTCCAAGTCTTGATAATGCAGTTACAATTCATTTAAAATATTTACCAATGCTATTTATTCCTGCTGCAATGGGAATTATTACCCAAGTAGATATTATTTCAAAAGAGTTTTGGGCTATTACTATTTCATTATTTCTAGGAACAATTATAGCCCTTGCCTTTAGTGCTAAGTTAATGGATTATTTAACAATAAAACAGGAGACGAAAAAATGAATTATGAAGCTTTAACACAGTATGTTTCAAATACTCCTCTTGTTTGGTTATTATTAACTTTAGGTTCATTTAAAATTGGAATAATTATTTATGAAAAATTTAATAAACATACACTATTACAACCTATTATTATTGCATATTTGATTATTATGACAGCGCTTATTATTACAGGAGTTTCTTATAAAGAGTATTTTAAAGCAGTTGAAATTATTCATTTCTTTTTAGGACCTGCAACAGTTGCTTTAGCTCTTCCTTTGTATAAAAATTTAAAACATATTAAATCCTTGTTTTTCCCAATATTTATAACCTTGGTTGTAGCTGGAATATTTACTATTAGTATAGCGATTGTTTTATTATGGGCTTTAGATGCACAACTTCCAACTATTCTTTCTATGACCACAAAATCAATTACTGCTCCAATTGCAATTATTACATCAGAACAAATTGGTGCGATACCTTCATTAGCAGTTGGCTTTGTTATTATTGCTGGAATTATTGGAGCTCTTTTAGGTACAGCAATTTTTAAGATTTTTAAAATTAAACATGATACTTCAAAAGGTTTTGCTTTGGGAATGGTTTCCCATGGTATTGGTACAGCAAGGGCAATTGAGATTTCAGAAAAAGCAGCAGCCTTTTCAGCCCTTGCTATGGGACTAACAGGAATATTAACAGCTGTTTTTCTTCCCTTAGTAATACAATTTTTTAAATAGATGAGAAGTATATTTAAATCACGTATAGCTTTGCTATACATTATGTCAATATCTATGGTATTTTCTTTTTCTGCATGGATGAGTCTGCTTAATAATTTTGTTATTGAAGCAGCTTCATTTGATGGAAGCTAAATAGGGATTTTACAAAGTTTAAGGGAAATACCTGGTTTTTTAGCTTTTACTGTTGTTTTAGTAATTATTTTTATTGCCCAACAAAGATTAGCTTATGTATCAATGATGCTTTTAGGGTTAGGAGTTTTATTAACTGGTTTTTTCCCAAGTGTAATAGGCTTATATCTTACAACAGTACTTATGTCTATAGGTTTTCATTATCTTGAAACTTTAAACCAGTCACTTGCTTTACAGTGGTTAAATAAGGATAAAGCACCAATTATCTTAGGAAAGATAACCGCTGCAAAATCTTTTACTTCACTTGTTGTTTTTGTACTTATTTTTATAATGATGAAATTTTATTCTGTAGAATATGAATATGTTTATGCCTTTTTTGGTGGTATAACTTTTATAATAGGAATTATTGCTTGGATATTTTTTGAGCATTTTAAAGATGATGTAATTCAAGAAAAAAAAGTAAGTTTGAAAAAAGAGTATTGGCTTTTTTATATATTAACTTTCTTAGCAGGGGCAAGAAGACAAATATTTGTTGTTTTTGCAGGGTTTTTACTTGTGGAGAAGTTTGGAGTAGATATTCATAATATGGTTAGTTTACTTTTTATTAATTCAATTTTAAATATGTATTTTGCCCCAGCAATTGGAAGATTTATCACAAAGTTTGGAGAACGTATAACCCTAAGATTTGAATATATTGGATTAATACTTGTTTTTATTTCTTATGGTTTTGTTGAAAATGTATATGTAGCATATTTTCTTTTTGTTATCGATCATCTTCTTTTTTCAATGGCAATTGCACTTAAAACATATTTTCAGAAAATTGCAAATCCAAAAGATATAGCAAGTGCAAGTGCTGTATCTTTTACTATAAATCATATTGCAGCAGTATTTTTACCTGCTCTTTTAGGTATAGTTTGGTTATATTCTAGTTCTTTAGTTTTTATAATAGGAGCTAGCATTGCTTTTCTATCTTTCCTATTGTCTTTTTATATTCCTAAAAAACCTGAAATGGGAGTAGAAACAACTTTAAAGGTGAAGACTATTTAAAATTCAATTTCTTTTAAATAGTCTGCAATTTTAGGAATATTATCCTTTCTACAAATTAAACAAGTTGGAATATAAGCAGTCTTTTTATTAAGTTTAGTGATTTTTAATTCCTTTGAAAAACCTAGTTTATCTACTAAATTTGTAGGCAGCAAGGTTTTTCCCATTCCTGCTTTTACACAAGCAAGAATTGTTTCTAAACTTCCAAAAGCAAGTGACTTTTCGATTTGTTCACCTTTTTTTAAGTAGTAAGATTTTAAAAACTCATCATAAGCACAACCCTCTTTAAAAGATAAAATTACATTTGGGGAAGACTCATCTTGAGGTTCTAAAATAGCAATTTCTTCTTCAAACTTTTTTAAAATAATAAGTTCATCATTTACAGGTTCTCCACTAATAAAAGCAATATCAACTTTATAGTTTAAAATCATTTGTA
Proteins encoded in this region:
- a CDS encoding exodeoxyribonuclease III: MAKQNYKFISWNVNGIRAVDKKEALKWVDETNIDILGLQETKAQAEQIPETIFDKNYKNLHVSSSAIKGRSGVALFTDLEPHFTCNCPTVDILDEGRINEAHFKLGDKEIAYFNVYFPNGQSKEERLVYKMEFYDRFLEHCENLKKEGKSIIVCGDVNTAHTEIDLARPKANEKTSGFLPMEREWIDKFLAHGYVDTFRHVNGDIKDSYSWWSYRANARANNVGWRIDYFYVSEDLKDNITNAYIMGEVLGSDHCPVALEIEL
- a CDS encoding CidA/LrgA family protein, whose product is MLKGIITLLFFQFIGECIAKLFDLLVPGPVIGMVLLLVFLIIRKSSFPSLDNAVTIHLKYLPMLFIPAAMGIITQVDIISKEFWAITISLFLGTIIALAFSAKLMDYLTIKQETKK
- a CDS encoding LysR family transcriptional regulator is translated as MDSTLLRVFVVVAQEKTITLAAKKLGFAQSNVTSRIKQLEKSLGYTLFHRVPKGVILTHEGEKLYKHAIEIVKKIENAVLDMQNIQYQKKLVVGSTDCNAAVRISSFLMKLHKDHPEIQLELLTGTTRDVIQMILNYKVDIAFISGEPVNDELIILKKFEEEIAILEPQDESSPNVILSFKEGCAYDEFLKSYYLKKGEQIEKSLAFGSLETILACVKAGMGKTLLPTNLVDKLGFSKELKITKLNKKTAYIPTCLICRKDNIPKIADYLKEIEF
- a CDS encoding CBU_0592 family membrane protein; protein product: MDIYQFIGFAGMLFVVIAYFLLQTNKYTIHSLPYQVLNLFGAILLLISLFVHFNLGSFVIEVFWIAITIYGMYHNLKRKKVES
- a CDS encoding sulfite exporter TauE/SafE family protein, with product MSQEILLGIITFFTSTIAGIVGLGGGMILIAVLPSFLPVNALVPVHGLTQLSSNLSRAIFGYKDVKVEVIPKFFIGSLLGVSFFAGILYFISLTYVPLFIGFYILLSLWSQKFNNKIKKFESYYLIGFVQSGFSIVVGATGPIATTLLVKDYNDKHTVVATAAALMSITHLLKVFAFMIFGFIFFDYIGILVAMIIGAVAGSYAGTKLRDKIDGKKFILALKIILSLMAIKLIVSMFV
- a CDS encoding LrgB family protein; protein product: MNYEALTQYVSNTPLVWLLLTLGSFKIGIIIYEKFNKHTLLQPIIIAYLIIMTALIITGVSYKEYFKAVEIIHFFLGPATVALALPLYKNLKHIKSLFFPIFITLVVAGIFTISIAIVLLWALDAQLPTILSMTTKSITAPIAIITSEQIGAIPSLAVGFVIIAGIIGALLGTAIFKIFKIKHDTSKGFALGMVSHGIGTARAIEISEKAAAFSALAMGLTGILTAVFLPLVIQFFK
- a CDS encoding MFS transporter; protein product: MAQQRLAYVSMMLLGLGVLLTGFFPSVIGLYLTTVLMSIGFHYLETLNQSLALQWLNKDKAPIILGKITAAKSFTSLVVFVLIFIMMKFYSVEYEYVYAFFGGITFIIGIIAWIFFEHFKDDVIQEKKVSLKKEYWLFYILTFLAGARRQIFVVFAGFLLVEKFGVDIHNMVSLLFINSILNMYFAPAIGRFITKFGERITLRFEYIGLILVFISYGFVENVYVAYFLFVIDHLLFSMAIALKTYFQKIANPKDIASASAVSFTINHIAAVFLPALLGIVWLYSSSLVFIIGASIAFLSFLLSFYIPKKPEMGVETTLKVKTI